A window of Fodinibius salinus contains these coding sequences:
- a CDS encoding nucleotide sugar dehydrogenase, with protein sequence MSDTVQQEDIQTDRFRDLLKKIEERNYTVGIVGLGYVGLPLMWTFHSSNMPVLGFDIDKDKIKCIEEGEPYIKHLGKEMMQKLAGSNRSDATTDFDRISEADALLLCVPTPLDHHREPDMQYIEKTCLTIGEHLREGQLVILESTTYPGTTEELIIPILESKSGLTAGEDFYVAYSPEREDPGNPSFNTSKIPKVVGGHSKEAIELACALYDTSIVETVPVSDTKTAEAVKITENVFRAVNIALVNELKVVFAEMDIDVHEVLDAADTKPFGFMKFVPGPGLGGHCIPIDPFYLTWKAREYEEHTRFIELAGEINTSMPQYVVDQTLKALNAHKKAMNGSNILVIGLAYKPDVDDMRESPTFKIMDLLKEYGADVSYYDSHIPKIKPTREHDEWTGMKSVEWDKDTINSFDCVVISTDHSDIDYLKLAEWTDCIIDSRNAVKPKWAKNEDHIWKA encoded by the coding sequence ATGTCTGATACCGTTCAACAAGAAGATATTCAAACTGATCGTTTCCGTGATTTACTTAAAAAGATCGAAGAAAGAAATTACACCGTAGGCATTGTTGGGCTCGGCTACGTGGGTCTGCCCTTAATGTGGACCTTCCACAGTAGCAACATGCCGGTGTTGGGTTTTGATATTGATAAAGACAAAATAAAATGTATCGAAGAGGGAGAACCCTATATCAAGCATCTGGGTAAAGAAATGATGCAGAAACTTGCTGGAAGTAACAGATCTGATGCTACCACTGATTTTGACCGCATTTCTGAAGCGGATGCTTTGTTATTGTGCGTCCCAACTCCATTAGATCATCATCGAGAACCAGATATGCAGTATATAGAAAAGACCTGCCTGACTATTGGAGAACATTTGCGTGAAGGTCAGCTCGTTATTTTAGAATCAACAACCTATCCCGGTACTACCGAAGAATTGATAATTCCGATCCTGGAATCAAAATCCGGTTTAACGGCCGGCGAAGATTTTTACGTGGCATACAGTCCCGAGCGCGAAGATCCGGGGAATCCCAGTTTTAATACCTCTAAGATTCCCAAGGTAGTGGGCGGGCACAGTAAAGAAGCAATTGAATTAGCCTGTGCGTTGTATGATACATCAATTGTAGAAACAGTACCGGTATCGGATACTAAAACAGCCGAAGCGGTAAAAATTACCGAAAATGTATTTCGAGCTGTTAATATAGCCCTTGTCAACGAGTTAAAAGTAGTTTTTGCCGAGATGGATATTGATGTGCATGAAGTCTTAGATGCAGCAGATACTAAACCCTTCGGTTTTATGAAATTTGTACCGGGTCCGGGATTAGGGGGCCATTGTATTCCTATTGATCCCTTTTATTTGACGTGGAAAGCACGTGAATATGAAGAGCATACGCGCTTTATTGAGTTGGCCGGAGAGATTAATACCTCTATGCCCCAATATGTTGTTGACCAGACGCTCAAAGCATTAAATGCTCATAAAAAAGCCATGAATGGGAGCAATATTCTTGTTATAGGTTTGGCCTATAAGCCGGATGTAGACGACATGAGAGAGTCACCCACTTTTAAGATTATGGATTTGCTTAAAGAATATGGGGCAGATGTATCGTATTATGATTCCCACATTCCTAAAATAAAACCTACCAGAGAACATGACGAATGGACAGGAATGAAAAGTGTAGAATGGGATAAAGACACAATAAATAGTTTTGACTGCGTTGTAATATCGACCGATCATTCAGATATTGACTACCTAAAGCTGGCAGAATGGACCGACTGTATTATTGATTCTAGAAATGCCGTAAAGCCAAAATGGGCGAAGAATGAAGATCATATTTGGAAGGCGTGA
- a CDS encoding methionyl-tRNA formyltransferase, which translates to MNVVILTQDDPFFLAENLDYLLSDLSPDVNVTGCVVFEASPFGGKESFLSKILKTWNIFGTGFLFNYGIRFLRNKLDPTKKVKTILERHSVPVIELDSSINSHESLEKIKFYEPDLLVSIAGNQIFKEELINLAPEGCLNLHTALLPKYRGLMPSFWVLKNNEDYTGVSVFFVDEGIDSGPILVQKKFEIGDQSQQELIQETKKLGMDAIIEAIDLVKKGEYKLIPNPDEKMTYYSFPKREDVEEFWQLGKEFY; encoded by the coding sequence ATGAATGTTGTTATTCTTACCCAAGATGATCCTTTTTTTTTAGCAGAGAATCTGGATTATCTTTTATCTGATTTATCACCTGATGTAAATGTAACTGGATGTGTGGTTTTTGAAGCTTCCCCGTTTGGTGGTAAAGAAAGTTTTTTGAGTAAGATTTTAAAAACCTGGAATATATTTGGTACTGGTTTTTTATTCAATTACGGGATCAGGTTTTTGCGAAATAAGTTAGACCCCACTAAAAAAGTGAAGACTATACTTGAAAGACATTCTGTACCTGTTATCGAATTGGATAGTAGTATAAATTCACATGAGTCTTTAGAGAAAATAAAATTTTATGAACCCGATTTATTGGTATCTATTGCGGGGAATCAAATTTTCAAAGAAGAGTTAATAAATTTAGCACCTGAAGGTTGTCTTAATTTGCACACCGCATTATTGCCAAAGTATCGTGGGTTGATGCCTTCTTTTTGGGTACTAAAAAATAATGAAGATTATACTGGGGTATCGGTCTTTTTTGTAGATGAAGGTATTGACAGCGGTCCTATTTTGGTTCAGAAGAAATTTGAAATTGGGGATCAATCGCAACAAGAATTAATTCAGGAAACAAAGAAGTTAGGAATGGATGCCATCATTGAAGCCATTGATTTGGTAAAAAAAGGTGAGTATAAACTTATTCCAAATCCTGATGAGAAAATGACTTATTATTCGTTTCCTAAACGAGAAGATGTAGAAGAGTTCTGGCAACTGGGGAAAGAATTTTATTAG
- a CDS encoding sulfotransferase family protein, which produces MNEKTKLKYFYFNRWAHRGYNIVNRIRNKFYFNTISLHENEDFSPFFIVGSGRSGNTLLRRILVSQEGIVIPPESYVLGKITQLHAVHKNLAWDEYVNLILSTFEYHPEFYTFEIETLADLALELKALESDEQSLAKVINQFYEFYARKKGIPLIRWGDKTPLNAMYVYELKKMFPKAQFVHIIRDGIDVVNSYVKAGLYEDLDMAALRWKQSVKYLQKFGNKYPKDYYELTYESMVSNPEQTVERVCHFLGIDFMSEKIAKFNQQGDLGDTKYHAHHKKVHKPINTDSIGKGRKELQESELEKVKYLNNLLSKLDYNMI; this is translated from the coding sequence ATGAATGAAAAGACAAAGTTGAAGTATTTTTACTTTAATCGCTGGGCTCATCGAGGGTATAATATTGTAAATAGGATCAGAAATAAATTTTATTTTAACACGATTTCACTACATGAGAATGAAGATTTTTCCCCTTTTTTTATTGTCGGATCTGGACGTTCTGGTAATACTTTACTAAGACGAATACTGGTATCTCAAGAAGGAATTGTCATACCTCCTGAAAGTTATGTTCTAGGCAAGATTACACAGCTGCATGCTGTGCATAAAAATTTGGCTTGGGATGAGTACGTAAACCTGATACTTTCTACATTTGAGTACCATCCGGAGTTTTATACTTTCGAAATTGAAACATTAGCTGATCTGGCATTAGAATTGAAAGCGCTTGAATCTGACGAGCAATCACTTGCTAAAGTTATAAATCAGTTTTACGAATTTTATGCCCGAAAAAAAGGAATACCCCTAATAAGATGGGGAGACAAAACCCCGTTAAATGCGATGTATGTTTACGAATTGAAAAAAATGTTTCCAAAAGCACAGTTTGTCCACATTATCCGAGATGGGATTGATGTCGTTAATTCGTATGTAAAAGCAGGCCTCTACGAGGATTTGGATATGGCTGCCCTGCGCTGGAAACAATCAGTCAAATATTTACAAAAGTTTGGTAACAAGTATCCAAAAGACTATTACGAATTAACTTATGAAAGTATGGTATCTAACCCTGAACAAACAGTGGAAAGGGTATGCCATTTTTTAGGTATTGATTTTATGAGTGAAAAGATTGCAAAATTTAATCAGCAGGGTGATTTAGGGGATACCAAATATCATGCTCACCATAAAAAAGTGCATAAGCCCATTAATACAGATAGTATTGGAAAGGGACGAAAAGAACTACAAGAGAGTGAGTTAGAAAAAGTTAAATACTTAAACAATCTTTTGTCTAAGTTAGATTATAATATGATCTAA
- a CDS encoding glycosyltransferase family 4 protein gives MRVLILTNAYPSEEKEYAGIFVKNHVDWFRKNTDMDVSVFSIKRSFTGLLGSIKKYLMSFLRFFMQLRKQYDVLHLHFLSPLLLLTFIYKLFHPSTTVFLTMHGSDINNLQNTFLIRFYRELIGCVDRIICVGQSMEEVVKQKLNRDVDHFLCAGINTADINPLGNDYNERDIDFLYVGSFYKVKGTDKLIEALQEIGSEDLNVVFIGSGNYQEEIKALENQVNLTVLDSLTQKEINQYYNRSKFFIFPSRSEGFGLSLAEAMYCGTPGIISNLEQLKYQVRNDHNGFVCEASTSDELGRLIKKAYNISAGEWAELSQNAMKSAKKYTIDHICKTLEKLYLNTRQ, from the coding sequence TTGAGAGTATTAATACTAACCAACGCTTACCCTTCAGAAGAAAAAGAATATGCCGGTATCTTTGTAAAAAACCACGTTGATTGGTTTCGCAAAAATACTGACATGGATGTAAGTGTTTTTTCAATAAAAAGAAGCTTTACGGGACTTTTAGGATCTATTAAAAAATACCTTATGAGCTTTCTGCGTTTTTTTATGCAGCTGAGGAAGCAGTATGATGTTTTACACCTGCATTTTTTGTCGCCATTGTTGTTGCTGACATTTATCTATAAACTATTTCATCCGTCAACAACTGTTTTTTTGACCATGCACGGAAGTGATATAAATAATTTGCAGAATACATTTTTGATTCGATTTTATCGTGAGCTTATCGGCTGTGTGGATAGAATTATTTGTGTAGGTCAATCGATGGAAGAGGTTGTAAAACAGAAATTAAACAGGGATGTTGATCATTTTTTGTGTGCGGGTATCAATACAGCGGATATTAATCCTCTCGGCAACGATTATAACGAACGCGATATCGATTTTTTATATGTAGGGTCATTCTATAAAGTAAAAGGCACCGACAAACTGATAGAGGCCTTACAAGAAATTGGTAGTGAGGATTTGAATGTTGTTTTTATTGGCAGCGGCAATTATCAGGAAGAAATTAAAGCCCTTGAGAATCAGGTAAATTTAACCGTTTTGGATAGCCTTACTCAAAAAGAGATTAACCAATATTATAACCGGAGTAAGTTTTTTATTTTTCCCTCCAGAAGTGAAGGATTTGGTCTTTCACTAGCTGAAGCTATGTATTGTGGCACGCCCGGAATAATTTCCAACCTTGAACAATTGAAATATCAGGTCCGTAATGATCACAACGGGTTTGTGTGTGAAGCGAGTACAAGTGATGAGTTGGGTCGGCTAATTAAAAAAGCTTATAACATATCGGCTGGTGAATGGGCGGAACTTAGCCAGAATGCTATGAAAAGTGCTAAGAAATATACTATTGATCATATTTGTAAAACCCTAGAAAAGTTGTATTTGAATACGAGACAATGA
- a CDS encoding polysaccharide deacetylase family protein translates to MNIVLTLDYELYFGSKTGSVRTSIIEATEKLLSVLDKFDIKAVFFVDIGFVKRLAEFKSDYPELQKDYELITNQLKKLSENGHDLQLHIHPHWEDSVYENGKWDIDASRYRLADWSENKIREIVTSYKKNLEQFRVNNKVFAYRAGGWCIQPFTKIKGALEENSVWLDSTVYQGGYQEDEARYFDFRCAPKTTKWKFENNPLAPDKSGSFLEIPISSYKVSPFFYWKLAFTKLLDNPKHKTLGDGGPLPAAKKWILQKLLLPSNTVVSIDGYKASFLERAFDYYQTDKPDADFVIIGHPKALTKYSLQKFEEFIEEHKEKHQFYTFDRLLEEGSIEKPQKN, encoded by the coding sequence ATGAATATTGTACTCACGCTTGATTACGAATTATACTTTGGGAGTAAAACAGGATCGGTGAGAACTTCAATTATTGAGGCAACCGAAAAGTTACTTTCAGTATTAGATAAATTTGATATTAAGGCGGTTTTTTTTGTAGATATAGGTTTTGTAAAAAGATTAGCTGAGTTTAAGTCTGATTATCCGGAACTCCAAAAAGACTATGAGTTGATTACCAATCAACTGAAAAAGCTTTCAGAAAATGGGCATGATTTGCAACTCCATATTCATCCCCATTGGGAAGATAGTGTTTATGAAAATGGAAAATGGGATATAGATGCCAGTCGATATCGTCTGGCCGATTGGTCAGAAAATAAGATTCGAGAAATAGTAACATCCTATAAAAAAAATCTAGAACAATTTCGTGTAAATAATAAGGTATTTGCTTATCGGGCAGGGGGGTGGTGCATTCAGCCTTTTACTAAAATTAAAGGTGCTCTTGAGGAAAATAGTGTCTGGTTGGATAGTACGGTTTATCAGGGAGGATATCAGGAAGATGAAGCCCGTTATTTCGATTTTCGATGTGCGCCCAAAACAACTAAATGGAAGTTTGAGAATAACCCATTAGCCCCTGATAAGTCGGGAAGTTTCCTTGAAATACCTATATCTTCATACAAAGTATCTCCCTTTTTCTACTGGAAGCTGGCCTTCACAAAGCTATTAGATAACCCTAAACATAAAACGTTAGGTGATGGTGGTCCATTACCGGCAGCTAAGAAATGGATCCTACAGAAGTTATTATTACCATCAAATACGGTTGTCAGTATTGATGGCTATAAAGCTTCTTTTTTAGAAAGGGCATTTGACTATTATCAAACTGATAAGCCTGATGCGGATTTTGTAATCATTGGTCATCCCAAAGCGCTGACGAAGTATTCACTGCAAAAGTTTGAAGAATTTATAGAAGAACATAAAGAAAAACATCAATTCTATACCTTTGATAGGTTATTAGAGGAAGGGAGTATTGAAAAGCCACAAAAGAATTAA
- a CDS encoding acyltransferase, producing MRVKSGAEISPKSEVGNNSELGTRCMIQSHCSIGSNVIMGPDVKIYSRNHRYSRLDTPIQYQGKKQYNTKVGNDVWIGASVIVLAGVEVGDHVIIGAGSVVTKDVPDYAIVGGNPAKVIKYRNE from the coding sequence TTGAGAGTTAAAAGCGGCGCTGAAATTTCACCTAAATCTGAGGTGGGGAATAATTCAGAATTGGGAACCCGTTGCATGATTCAGTCGCACTGTTCGATCGGTTCCAACGTAATCATGGGTCCCGATGTCAAGATATATTCACGAAACCATCGGTACAGCCGCTTGGATACTCCCATTCAGTACCAGGGCAAAAAACAGTATAATACTAAGGTTGGTAATGATGTGTGGATTGGTGCAAGTGTCATTGTTTTAGCGGGTGTAGAAGTTGGTGACCATGTAATTATTGGAGCCGGATCAGTTGTTACCAAAGATGTGCCAGACTATGCAATTGTAGGAGGGAATCCGGCCAAAGTGATAAAGTATAGAAATGAGTAG
- a CDS encoding polysaccharide deacetylase family protein, with protein sequence MKHALSFDIEDWFNISGIPYVERRGNWDSFSSSIVEDKTNLILDILNKYDVKATFFVLGWVTQKYPAVIKRIAEEGHEIGTHGYWHYRVNTLSKEKFRDYLRQSVEALEQVTGKKVKGYRAPSFSITPGTEWAFEVMDEIGLQYDASLFPAQRGHGGYDIEQRPQILDSSITQTNFVQLPMSVLDFGKVKVPFSGGGYLRFWHEKILRYGFSKLEDDGIPGVIYLHPRDFAPNCPRVKMSAIRKFKCYVNLHTTQRKLEMLLENYEFSTCENILKEWFQVEDLAVL encoded by the coding sequence TTGAAGCACGCTTTATCATTTGATATAGAAGATTGGTTTAATATTTCAGGAATCCCCTATGTTGAAAGACGAGGGAATTGGGATTCGTTTTCTTCTTCGATCGTTGAAGATAAGACTAATCTTATTCTTGATATCCTAAATAAGTACGATGTTAAAGCAACTTTTTTTGTCTTGGGTTGGGTAACCCAAAAATATCCTGCTGTAATAAAAAGAATAGCTGAAGAAGGGCATGAGATTGGTACGCATGGTTACTGGCATTATAGAGTTAATACTCTTTCAAAAGAAAAATTTAGAGATTATTTACGACAGTCGGTAGAAGCATTAGAACAAGTAACGGGAAAAAAGGTTAAGGGATATAGAGCCCCTTCTTTTTCTATTACGCCCGGAACAGAGTGGGCTTTTGAGGTTATGGATGAGATTGGTTTACAATATGATGCCAGTTTATTCCCTGCACAACGTGGCCATGGTGGCTATGATATTGAGCAACGTCCTCAAATACTTGATTCTTCAATAACTCAAACTAACTTTGTCCAATTACCGATGAGTGTGTTGGATTTTGGGAAAGTTAAAGTTCCATTTAGCGGTGGGGGTTATTTACGCTTTTGGCATGAAAAAATATTGCGATATGGATTTTCAAAATTAGAAGATGATGGAATCCCGGGAGTTATTTATCTTCACCCACGAGATTTTGCCCCAAATTGTCCTCGTGTGAAGATGTCGGCAATAAGGAAGTTCAAATGTTATGTTAATCTTCATACGACCCAGAGGAAATTAGAGATGTTGCTTGAAAACTATGAGTTTAGTACATGTGAGAATATATTAAAAGAATGGTTTCAAGTAGAAGATTTGGCTGTTTTATGA
- a CDS encoding sulfotransferase domain-containing protein yields the protein MNITKKITRKAKLSYRDILLRTSIKEVIQPNFFIIGAQKSGTSSLFRYIKKYAANFVSPLKKEIHYYDYRFHKDFKWYLSHFPLKKRKKGSVITGEASPYYLFHPATPQRISKDYPNAKFLLLLRNPVDRAYSQYNFQKKNNIGLIEPLTFRKAINKEESRLEEEEEKLLASVNYRGKKHQYYSYLARGRYAEQLEKWYQYFDEDQFLIIQSESFFENTKQKLLQIFDWLELKRNNNEFDFNRINKTDYSKLDENLRLELESYFAPHNEELFNMIGREFSWEKSREAKDE from the coding sequence ATGAATATCACTAAAAAAATAACCCGAAAAGCTAAACTGAGTTATCGGGATATTCTTTTGAGGACTAGCATTAAAGAAGTAATACAACCAAACTTTTTTATTATTGGTGCTCAGAAATCAGGTACTTCTTCCTTATTTAGATACATTAAAAAATATGCTGCGAATTTTGTTTCTCCCTTGAAAAAAGAGATACACTATTATGATTATCGGTTTCATAAAGATTTTAAGTGGTATTTATCGCACTTTCCTCTTAAAAAAAGAAAGAAGGGTTCAGTTATAACAGGTGAAGCTTCACCATACTATCTATTTCATCCTGCTACCCCCCAAAGGATTTCTAAAGATTATCCCAATGCCAAGTTTTTGCTTCTGCTCAGGAATCCGGTAGATCGGGCATATTCCCAGTATAATTTTCAGAAAAAAAATAATATCGGTCTGATCGAACCTTTAACATTTAGGAAAGCTATAAATAAAGAAGAAAGTCGGTTAGAAGAGGAAGAAGAAAAGCTATTAGCATCAGTAAACTATAGAGGAAAAAAACACCAATATTATTCTTACTTGGCACGAGGAAGATATGCTGAGCAGCTTGAAAAGTGGTATCAGTATTTTGATGAAGACCAGTTTTTAATTATTCAAAGTGAGTCTTTTTTTGAGAATACAAAACAAAAATTATTACAAATTTTTGATTGGCTAGAGCTTAAACGCAATAATAATGAATTTGATTTTAATCGGATAAACAAGACCGATTACTCCAAGTTAGATGAGAACCTAAGGCTTGAATTAGAATCTTATTTCGCTCCCCACAATGAGGAGTTATTTAATATGATAGGCCGTGAGTTTAGTTGGGAAAAAAGTAGAGAGGCTAAAGATGAATGA
- the wecB gene encoding non-hydrolyzing UDP-N-acetylglucosamine 2-epimerase, with protein sequence MKIINVASARPNFMKVAPLLEEFKNHQKIEAQLLHTGQHYDYEMSKIFFDELGIPKPDFHLGVGSGTHAEQTAKVMTEFEKVLQEEQPDWVVVVGDVNPTMACTIVANKMGIKVAHVEAGLRSYDRDMPEEINRVLTDSIADLLLTPSIDGNMNLKKEGIADEKIRFVGNIMIDTLFNMRERSDESTILADLGISEKNYGLVTLHRPSNVDQKDTLRNFVDVLEQTSTDLPLVWPVHPRSKNNAEKFDLWDQLNSIEDLHLLEPVGYLDNVCLMNNARLVLTDSGGIQEETTALGVPCLTARENTERPITITEGTNTLVGTDPEVILDHIEKHLQNGVAGGNKELPKPLYWDGNTAKRIVKAILEASK encoded by the coding sequence ATGAAGATCATTAACGTAGCCAGTGCCCGACCTAATTTTATGAAGGTAGCACCCTTGCTCGAGGAATTTAAAAATCATCAGAAAATAGAAGCACAACTGCTGCACACCGGTCAGCATTACGATTATGAAATGTCTAAAATCTTCTTTGACGAGTTGGGTATTCCCAAGCCGGATTTCCATTTGGGAGTAGGCAGTGGTACCCATGCCGAGCAGACCGCCAAAGTAATGACCGAATTTGAAAAAGTATTGCAAGAAGAACAACCCGACTGGGTGGTAGTAGTAGGTGATGTAAATCCGACCATGGCTTGTACGATTGTTGCTAATAAAATGGGTATCAAAGTCGCCCACGTCGAAGCTGGTCTGCGAAGCTACGACCGAGACATGCCCGAAGAGATTAATCGCGTTCTTACCGATAGTATCGCTGATCTTTTGCTGACGCCCTCAATTGACGGCAATATGAATCTTAAAAAGGAGGGGATTGCCGATGAGAAAATCCGCTTTGTTGGGAATATCATGATTGATACTCTTTTTAATATGCGTGAGCGATCGGATGAATCTACCATTCTTGCTGATTTAGGTATTTCCGAAAAAAATTACGGGTTGGTGACGCTTCATCGTCCCTCGAATGTCGATCAAAAAGATACGTTACGGAATTTTGTTGATGTTTTGGAACAAACTTCTACCGATTTGCCACTGGTATGGCCGGTGCATCCGCGTTCCAAAAATAATGCAGAGAAGTTTGACCTCTGGGATCAGTTGAACAGTATTGAAGATTTGCATTTGCTAGAGCCGGTCGGTTATTTGGATAATGTGTGTTTAATGAATAACGCCCGGTTGGTACTGACGGATTCCGGCGGCATTCAGGAAGAGACAACGGCGCTGGGTGTTCCATGTCTTACGGCGCGCGAAAATACCGAGCGTCCTATTACGATTACAGAAGGGACGAATACGCTGGTAGGTACCGATCCGGAAGTAATTTTGGATCATATTGAGAAGCATTTGCAGAATGGTGTTGCTGGTGGTAATAAAGAGTTGCCAAAACCGCTGTACTGGGATGGGAATACGGCGAAACGTATCGTGAAGGCGATTTTGGAAGCTTCTAAATAA
- a CDS encoding WecB/TagA/CpsF family glycosyltransferase, translated as MMSDVVYLNEYKTHPFTSRKDFLNYLGDGNFNNILIALNAEKLMKDDDTLRRLVNQHVGYPDGIGTVMALKRKGYTADKIPGAEFWLDIIDRHYMDKTFYMVGGKSEVIEQTVGRLKEEYQGIDIVGYRDGYMDDQEEEGLVEEIKIKEPDIVFVAMGSPKQEFLMEKMFEEHPALYMGLGGSFDIYCGLKERAPKVFRKIGLEWFYRLITEPSRIRRQIVYLPFLAKVITNRI; from the coding sequence ATGATGTCTGATGTTGTTTATTTAAATGAGTATAAAACTCATCCTTTTACAAGTCGAAAAGATTTTTTGAATTACTTGGGAGATGGGAATTTTAATAATATTCTTATTGCTTTGAATGCTGAAAAACTGATGAAAGATGATGATACACTTCGAAGATTGGTTAATCAGCATGTGGGTTATCCGGATGGCATAGGAACGGTAATGGCTTTAAAACGTAAGGGATATACCGCGGATAAAATTCCAGGAGCCGAATTTTGGCTGGATATTATTGACAGACATTATATGGACAAAACATTTTACATGGTTGGCGGCAAGTCAGAGGTTATTGAACAAACCGTTGGACGTCTTAAAGAAGAGTACCAAGGCATTGATATAGTAGGGTATCGCGATGGCTACATGGATGATCAAGAAGAAGAGGGATTGGTAGAAGAGATTAAAATTAAAGAACCCGATATTGTTTTTGTAGCTATGGGAAGTCCGAAACAAGAATTTTTAATGGAGAAGATGTTCGAGGAACACCCTGCATTGTACATGGGGTTAGGAGGTAGTTTTGATATTTATTGCGGGCTCAAAGAGCGAGCACCAAAAGTATTTAGAAAAATAGGTTTGGAATGGTTTTACCGATTAATAACAGAACCTTCCAGAATTCGTCGACAGATTGTGTATCTTCCATTCTTAGCAAAAGTTATTACCAATAGGATTTAG
- a CDS encoding sulfotransferase produces the protein MSSKEIIYILGAGRSGSTVLATVLNNHKKITNVGELHHFFSYLKNNDACSCGFEFDSCKYWRSVKQSLPKKIKDNVTDYEQLAHRMEYHSAIPYYLAGTKPRGDFQKYQEAQKQLIEAIHTNNNRYVLDSAKYIGRFLALRKIYNGNVKGIFLIRDVRGVITSFQKKVQTYSPPLRTVLYYWIINVLGQILVWFLSNKQIMKVRYEDIVDNPEQTFIDIGNFLEIDFSETIKKIEEKEPFEIPHLVGGNRLKKSDTITLRKDDRWIKNMSTCKKIGYYLLSFPLMLINKYKILK, from the coding sequence ATGAGTAGTAAAGAGATTATTTATATTCTGGGAGCCGGGCGTAGTGGTTCAACGGTGTTAGCAACCGTTTTAAATAATCACAAAAAGATTACAAATGTTGGTGAGTTACATCACTTTTTTTCTTATCTGAAAAATAACGATGCATGCTCATGTGGTTTTGAATTTGATTCCTGTAAGTATTGGCGATCGGTAAAGCAATCATTGCCTAAAAAAATAAAAGATAACGTTACTGATTATGAGCAATTAGCTCATCGCATGGAGTATCATTCAGCCATTCCTTATTATTTAGCAGGAACTAAGCCAAGGGGGGATTTTCAGAAGTATCAAGAAGCTCAGAAACAATTAATTGAAGCTATCCATACTAATAATAATCGATATGTGTTAGATTCAGCTAAGTATATCGGTCGGTTTTTGGCGCTCCGGAAAATCTATAATGGAAATGTTAAAGGTATTTTTCTTATTCGCGATGTTCGAGGAGTTATTACTTCTTTTCAAAAGAAGGTGCAAACCTATAGTCCGCCCTTGCGAACCGTTTTGTATTACTGGATTATAAATGTATTGGGTCAAATTCTCGTCTGGTTTCTTTCCAATAAGCAGATTATGAAAGTTCGATATGAAGATATTGTAGATAATCCTGAACAGACCTTTATTGATATTGGCAATTTTTTAGAGATTGATTTTTCTGAAACAATAAAAAAAATTGAAGAAAAGGAACCCTTTGAAATTCCACATTTAGTGGGAGGCAACAGACTAAAAAAATCAGATACCATTACGTTAAGAAAGGATGATAGATGGATAAAAAATATGTCAACCTGCAAAAAGATTGGTTATTACCTTTTGTCTTTCCCCTTGATGCTCATTAACAAGTATAAAATCCTGAAGTAG